A single Dehalococcoidales bacterium DNA region contains:
- a CDS encoding methyltransferase domain-containing protein has protein sequence MCNGEVNIYHHKHHSPDEVLADEQTQGPWIFLLKKYVGSLAGQSVLDVGCGFGGLMMACHRLGARAVGVEPSHIIQVTREGITQTLGAPLPLVRADGRSLPFKTGSFDVVASIGVLEHITQADALVEEMARVLKPKGTMLLYFGPSRGWRYAQSPRHRKTVYTYWTTRYAEKKMRKQDLSGIKRVWTDVIDYRFRNDSFTNGSATLYGKLAGFLEKWSKKLPVRRTVVLTCKTLEKAAFPRNIGLVACRGSLPPGVSCPEIDYSDTHSFMDNLVCPLCKSELKSGGVGDTIDGWLTCPNCRRDYPIVSGVPEFLKAE, from the coding sequence ATGTGTAACGGTGAGGTAAACATATATCATCACAAACACCATAGTCCCGATGAGGTCCTGGCCGATGAACAGACGCAGGGGCCATGGATATTCCTGTTAAAAAAGTACGTCGGCTCTCTGGCCGGCCAATCGGTCCTGGATGTGGGGTGCGGTTTCGGCGGACTGATGATGGCGTGCCATAGACTCGGCGCCCGCGCCGTAGGCGTAGAGCCGTCCCATATCATCCAGGTTACGCGTGAAGGCATTACCCAGACGCTCGGCGCTCCCTTGCCCCTCGTCCGCGCCGACGGGCGCTCCCTTCCCTTTAAAACGGGCTCTTTCGATGTAGTGGCCAGCATCGGCGTGCTGGAGCATATCACGCAGGCGGACGCCCTGGTGGAGGAAATGGCCCGGGTCCTCAAGCCGAAGGGAACGATGCTGCTGTACTTCGGCCCCAGCCGGGGTTGGCGCTATGCCCAGAGCCCGCGCCACCGGAAAACGGTGTACACTTACTGGACGACGCGCTACGCGGAAAAGAAAATGCGCAAGCAGGACCTTTCCGGCATCAAAAGAGTCTGGACGGATGTCATCGATTACCGCTTCCGCAACGACTCGTTTACCAATGGCAGCGCCACCCTGTACGGCAAGCTCGCCGGATTTCTGGAGAAATGGTCTAAAAAACTGCCGGTACGCCGGACGGTGGTCCTGACCTGCAAGACCCTGGAGAAGGCTGCTTTCCCGCGTAATATCGGGCTGGTTGCCTGCCGCGGTTCCCTGCCGCCGGGGGTTAGCTGTCCGGAGATAGATTATTCAGATACCCACAGCTTTATGGATAACCTGGTGTGTCCCCTCTGCAAGAGCGAGCTGAAGTCCGGCGGGGTGGGGGATACGATTGACGGTTGGCTAACCTGCCCCAACTGCCGCCGTGATTACCCGATTGTCTCCGGCGTGCCCGAGTTTTTAAAGGCGGAATAA
- a CDS encoding ATP-binding protein, translated as MARNFAVVFLPTLVLLVVIFGVRYYNNFNSEIDVIKAEAALNLDFDSGVIFHQLNAMLGDLTYLVTNNEIHEHLENLDDASKAELASEFLAFSTAEQMYDQIRLIDENGRELIRVNYNKGEPYIVPESELQNKESRYYFQDTIKLAPGQAYVSAFDLNIENEEIEYPLKPMIRAGAPVFDENGNARGIIVLNYLGGDLIGSLQNQPGAIYKVLLLNPEGYFLIGLNPEDEWGFMYEDGQDRTFGNTFPEAWQAINSHESDVFRNADGIFTFKKINLYIGDDEYSALKSVVSYKEYYWTLITYVSQDSIGAIRAGLISKYAVMFGGGVAVLGVAAGVAAYAMYRRRLADIALKRSEAKYRDMANLLPQIVFEVDDKDYLIFLNKAGFNVLKYNQDELERGLSFPDIILPGERERLQSDIQKLRAGQSVEAVEYSILDKDGSTFPVMAYFSAPAYGVRNAGFRGMVVDISELKRIDRMKTEFISVASHELKSPLASIYGFIKLLQDEKTGKINATQKEFLDIIETQTNLLNSLVGDLLDVARIESGKLTLTITEVNLAEIIKEAVAGVKPQAEEHHIKITTDMNFKEAAIMADRNRMMQIFFNLLSNAIKYNRDSGWVKITGRTVGDMAQIDVADNGLGIPAADIPSLFTKFFRAQNVYKSKAGGTGLGLSIARSIIELHGGKIWVESEEDKGSTFSFTLPRARKKDVPAAPAKSRGKGK; from the coding sequence TTGGCCCGCAATTTCGCCGTTGTATTTTTACCGACCCTGGTACTGCTGGTCGTTATTTTCGGTGTACGTTATTACAACAACTTCAATTCCGAGATTGACGTCATCAAGGCGGAGGCGGCGCTTAATCTGGACTTCGATAGCGGTGTCATCTTTCATCAATTGAATGCCATGCTCGGCGACCTCACCTATCTTGTCACTAATAACGAGATACACGAGCACCTGGAAAATCTCGATGATGCTTCTAAAGCGGAGCTGGCGAGCGAGTTCCTGGCGTTCTCTACCGCCGAGCAAATGTATGACCAGATACGTTTGATTGATGAAAACGGCCGGGAGCTCATCCGGGTTAATTACAATAAGGGAGAGCCGTATATCGTACCTGAAAGCGAGCTTCAGAACAAGGAAAGCAGATATTACTTCCAGGATACTATAAAGCTGGCGCCGGGGCAGGCATATGTATCTGCCTTCGACCTTAACATCGAAAATGAAGAGATTGAGTATCCGCTAAAACCGATGATCCGCGCCGGCGCCCCCGTTTTTGATGAAAACGGTAACGCTCGCGGTATTATCGTACTCAATTATCTCGGCGGTGACCTGATTGGATCGCTGCAAAACCAGCCCGGCGCTATCTATAAAGTCCTCTTGCTTAACCCTGAAGGATATTTTTTAATCGGTTTGAATCCAGAGGACGAGTGGGGATTCATGTATGAAGACGGTCAGGACCGTACGTTCGGCAACACCTTTCCGGAGGCCTGGCAGGCAATAAACTCGCATGAGTCGGATGTATTCCGTAATGCTGACGGCATATTTACATTTAAAAAAATAAACTTATATATTGGCGATGATGAATATTCGGCGCTTAAATCAGTTGTTTCATACAAAGAGTATTACTGGACGCTTATTACCTACGTTTCACAGGACAGCATCGGAGCTATCAGGGCCGGCCTGATATCGAAGTATGCGGTGATGTTCGGCGGCGGCGTGGCGGTTCTCGGCGTAGCTGCCGGGGTAGCCGCTTACGCCATGTACCGCCGGCGCCTGGCGGATATCGCCCTTAAGCGGAGCGAGGCGAAGTACCGGGATATGGCCAATCTCCTGCCGCAAATCGTTTTTGAAGTTGATGATAAGGACTACCTGATATTTCTTAATAAGGCCGGTTTCAATGTCCTCAAATACAACCAGGATGAACTGGAGCGCGGATTATCGTTTCCAGATATAATATTGCCCGGAGAGAGGGAGCGGCTGCAGTCAGACATACAGAAATTGCGCGCCGGCCAATCTGTGGAAGCCGTCGAGTATTCGATACTGGATAAAGACGGCAGCACTTTCCCGGTAATGGCCTATTTTTCTGCCCCGGCATATGGGGTCAGGAATGCAGGTTTCCGGGGCATGGTGGTGGATATTTCCGAGCTGAAAAGAATAGACCGCATGAAAACGGAGTTTATCTCTGTCGCCTCCCACGAGCTGAAATCCCCGCTGGCTTCTATCTACGGCTTTATTAAATTGCTCCAGGATGAAAAGACCGGGAAAATCAATGCCACGCAGAAGGAGTTCCTGGATATCATTGAAACACAGACCAACCTGCTGAACAGCCTGGTCGGCGATTTGCTGGATGTGGCGCGTATCGAGTCCGGCAAGCTTACGCTGACCATCACCGAGGTGAATCTGGCGGAAATCATTAAAGAGGCCGTCGCCGGCGTCAAGCCCCAGGCGGAAGAGCACCATATTAAAATAACCACTGATATGAACTTTAAAGAGGCCGCCATTATGGCGGACCGCAACCGGATGATGCAGATATTTTTCAACCTGTTGTCCAACGCCATCAAATATAACCGGGACAGCGGCTGGGTGAAGATTACCGGACGCACCGTGGGAGACATGGCGCAGATAGACGTGGCGGATAACGGCCTTGGCATACCGGCGGCGGACATACCGTCCCTTTTCACCAAATTCTTCCGGGCGCAGAACGTATACAAAAGCAAGGCCGGAGGCACGGGGCTGGGGCTGAGCATTGCCAGGTCAATTATCGAGCTGCACGGCGGGAAAATCTGGGTGGAGAGTGAAGAAGACAAAGGCAGCACCTTCAGCTTTACCCTGCCCCGCGCCCGGAAAAAAGACGTACCGGCGGCGCCGGCTAAAAGCCGCGGCAAGGGCAAATAG
- a CDS encoding EAL domain-containing protein, translated as MVLDTGKHQAILPLAARDRPPQTEIDIEAIIRDGRLTARFQPIVSVAQRSICGVEGLIRGVNPDSADLISPLELFHTAMNQGLQVELDRACRDTIVRTFEPVYRCRKDTLLFINLHSSILDKVAGSNHLLDMVQEYRINPCDIVIEFNESAVEDMALLKKFVDTYRQYGFLIAMDDVGCGFSNLSRISLVKPDIVKTDMSLTRNICTDFYVQEVFRALVKLSNKIGALVVAEGVETEDEAVQILGLGAHMIQGYYISRPQKIEDTLSGDLGDKLGDVVERLKIMEKYKTVLNKEKYSTLNLATTKIAARLSTVSRDRFDEELANSINGYEGIECAYVLDERGVQASATVFSNAVTGIKKSRLFSPAASGADHSLKVYYRNLKNAGLQRYLTEPYASLASGNLCRTFTRTFLDRRDEPHILCIDFKINGTEC; from the coding sequence ATGGTCCTTGACACCGGCAAACATCAGGCAATACTGCCTTTAGCGGCGCGGGACAGACCGCCGCAAACAGAAATCGATATCGAGGCTATTATCCGGGACGGGAGGCTGACCGCCCGGTTTCAGCCGATTGTTTCCGTAGCCCAGAGAAGCATTTGCGGGGTGGAGGGGCTGATAAGGGGCGTTAATCCTGATTCCGCGGACCTGATTTCTCCGCTGGAACTTTTCCACACCGCCATGAACCAGGGACTCCAGGTAGAGCTGGACCGGGCCTGCCGCGATACCATCGTGCGGACTTTTGAGCCGGTTTACCGGTGCCGGAAAGACACCCTGCTGTTCATCAACCTGCACTCCTCCATACTGGACAAAGTAGCAGGTTCGAATCACCTGCTGGACATGGTGCAGGAATACCGCATCAACCCGTGCGATATCGTTATTGAATTTAACGAGTCCGCGGTTGAGGATATGGCCCTGCTGAAGAAGTTCGTGGATACCTACCGCCAGTACGGGTTTCTTATAGCCATGGATGATGTAGGCTGCGGTTTTTCCAACCTGAGCCGGATTTCCCTGGTGAAACCGGATATCGTGAAAACGGATATGTCCCTGACCCGGAATATCTGTACCGACTTTTACGTGCAGGAGGTGTTCCGCGCCCTGGTCAAGCTTTCCAACAAGATAGGGGCGCTGGTGGTGGCCGAGGGCGTGGAGACGGAGGACGAGGCGGTGCAAATCCTGGGACTGGGCGCGCATATGATTCAGGGATACTACATATCCAGGCCGCAGAAAATAGAAGACACCCTTTCCGGCGACCTCGGAGACAAACTCGGTGATGTAGTCGAACGCCTTAAAATAATGGAGAAATACAAGACCGTCCTGAACAAGGAAAAGTATAGTACGCTGAATTTAGCCACGACCAAAATCGCCGCCCGGCTATCGACGGTATCCCGTGACCGCTTCGATGAGGAGCTGGCGAATAGCATTAACGGATACGAGGGCATCGAGTGCGCCTACGTCCTGGATGAAAGAGGCGTCCAGGCCAGCGCCACCGTGTTTTCCAATGCCGTTACCGGCATCAAAAAGAGCCGGCTCTTTTCACCGGCGGCCAGCGGCGCGGACCATTCACTGAAAGTCTATTACCGCAATCTGAAAAACGCCGGACTGCAAAGATACCTCACCGAGCCTTACGCCTCGCTGGCCAGCGGCAATCTCTGCCGCACCTTTACCCGGACTTTCCTGGACCGGCGGGACGAGCCGCATATTCTGTGCATCGACTTTAAAATCAACGGCACGGAATGCTAG
- a CDS encoding FMN-binding glutamate synthase family protein: protein MNLQRPNSNDATRTANRSRNVVPQSGICSRCIDGCTGNCEVFKATFRSRELIYPGPFGDITAGGDKDYPIDYSHLNIQGYALGANGLPKGVTGDSDSAIFPAVNTETSYGWDKKVKMRVPIFTGALGSTEIARKNWEHFAIGAAISGVTLVCGENVCGIDPQLKLDNNGKITSAPDMDRRIEVYKRYHKGYGEILVQMNVEDTRLGVAEYVSKKHGLDTIELKWGQGAKCIGGEIKVNSLERALELQKRGYIVTPDPSSPVSQAAFKDGSLKEFERHSRLGFIDEAGFYAEVQRLRKLGFKRITLKTGAYGLRELAMAIKWSSKAKIDLLTIDGASGGTGMSPWRMMEEWGMPSLYLHAAAYEFCKKLADKGERVPDIAFAGSFSSEDGVFKALALGAPFAKAVCMGRALMIPGMVGKNIAVWLKEGKLPNTVSQFGSTPEEIFVCYEEVKAMVGANEIKTLPLGALGIYSYAEKIRVGLQQLMAGARCFSVPVISRKELMSLTEECAKVTGIPYLMDAYRDEAMAILNG from the coding sequence ATGAATTTGCAAAGACCCAACAGCAATGATGCCACCAGGACCGCCAACCGTTCCCGGAACGTCGTGCCGCAAAGCGGCATCTGCTCCCGGTGTATCGATGGGTGCACCGGCAACTGCGAGGTGTTCAAGGCTACCTTCCGCAGTCGGGAACTGATTTACCCGGGACCTTTCGGTGACATCACTGCCGGCGGGGACAAGGACTACCCCATAGATTACTCTCATCTCAATATCCAGGGGTACGCGCTGGGCGCCAACGGGCTGCCCAAGGGCGTTACCGGGGACTCCGATTCCGCTATCTTCCCGGCGGTCAACACGGAAACGTCTTACGGCTGGGACAAGAAAGTGAAGATGAGAGTGCCCATCTTTACCGGCGCGCTGGGCTCCACGGAAATAGCCCGCAAGAACTGGGAGCATTTCGCCATCGGCGCGGCCATCAGCGGCGTGACCCTGGTCTGCGGCGAGAACGTCTGCGGCATCGACCCGCAGCTTAAACTGGACAACAACGGCAAGATAACCTCCGCCCCGGACATGGACCGCCGTATCGAGGTGTACAAGCGCTACCACAAGGGCTACGGGGAAATCCTGGTGCAGATGAACGTGGAAGACACCCGCCTGGGCGTGGCGGAATACGTCAGCAAGAAACACGGCCTGGACACCATCGAGCTCAAATGGGGACAGGGCGCCAAGTGCATCGGCGGGGAAATCAAGGTCAACAGCCTGGAGCGCGCCCTGGAGCTGCAAAAACGCGGCTATATCGTCACGCCCGACCCCTCCAGCCCCGTCAGCCAGGCGGCTTTCAAAGACGGCTCGCTGAAAGAGTTCGAACGGCACAGCCGGCTCGGCTTTATCGACGAAGCGGGCTTTTACGCGGAGGTCCAACGGCTGCGCAAGCTGGGCTTCAAACGCATCACCTTAAAGACCGGCGCCTACGGCCTGCGCGAGCTGGCCATGGCGATTAAATGGAGCTCCAAGGCTAAAATCGACCTGCTCACCATCGACGGCGCCAGCGGCGGCACCGGCATGAGCCCGTGGCGCATGATGGAGGAGTGGGGCATGCCCAGTCTCTACCTGCACGCCGCCGCCTACGAGTTCTGCAAAAAACTGGCGGACAAAGGGGAGCGGGTGCCGGATATCGCCTTCGCGGGCAGCTTCAGCAGCGAGGACGGCGTTTTCAAGGCGCTGGCGCTGGGCGCGCCCTTCGCCAAAGCGGTGTGCATGGGCCGGGCTTTGATGATTCCGGGCATGGTGGGCAAGAACATCGCCGTGTGGCTAAAGGAAGGCAAACTGCCCAATACGGTCAGCCAGTTCGGTTCCACGCCGGAAGAAATCTTCGTCTGCTACGAAGAAGTCAAAGCCATGGTCGGCGCTAACGAAATCAAGACGCTGCCGCTGGGCGCGCTGGGTATTTACAGCTACGCGGAAAAGATAAGGGTAGGGCTCCAGCAGCTCATGGCAGGCGCCCGCTGTTTCAGCGTGCCGGTCATCAGCCGCAAAGAGCTTATGTCCCTGACCGAGGAATGCGCCAAGGTCACCGGTATTCCTTACCTGATGGACGCTTACCGGGATGAGGCCATGGCTATCCTCAACGGATAA
- a CDS encoding ATP-binding protein, whose amino-acid sequence MSKLGKLLRTRYFWYVAVAAVLAGIASYAPQLTGLSIRTDWAIAYYQAAYRLLFPIAAGLAAWRYRVKGGLIVCLITGPVILSGVLVNSRLPYAWVDFADIALGFLLSWFIGQQGTLKQRLEETTAELKEQSRALMTEVGERQRAEEQYRIIADHSADIIYKTTIKDEIFTFISPSAQRLLGYTIQEGLALKLTDILTPESYKKQHNLLLADTRNSASSRTFQLDLKHKDGHLVPFEVHANFVYNEKGEPEEIVGVARDVTERKKIEEQLIMHDRLASIGQLTSGLAHEINNPLTSIISLSSLLLQRKYAPETRQDIQIINDEGQRIAAIIKNLLAFSRQQPQEKRPTDINDCIRKVLEMHVYEQKVNNIQVNVNFDPALPQIIGNGSQLEQVFFHIVMNAEFFMREAHRRGTLNITTEKAGNSIRALFTDDGPGISQENMSQLFTPFFTTKEAGKGAGLGLSICLGIVNEHGGKLYADSEPEKGTTFVIELPVQVNPN is encoded by the coding sequence ATGAGTAAATTAGGAAAACTTCTGAGGACCCGTTACTTCTGGTATGTAGCAGTCGCCGCTGTGCTGGCCGGCATCGCCTCCTACGCGCCCCAGCTGACCGGACTCTCCATCCGGACGGACTGGGCTATCGCCTACTATCAGGCCGCCTACCGACTGCTGTTCCCCATCGCCGCCGGTCTCGCCGCCTGGCGCTACCGGGTAAAAGGGGGGCTGATAGTCTGTCTGATTACCGGACCGGTCATATTGTCCGGTGTCCTGGTCAACTCCCGGCTGCCCTACGCCTGGGTGGACTTCGCCGATATTGCTCTTGGCTTCCTGTTAAGCTGGTTTATCGGCCAGCAGGGCACCTTGAAACAGCGTCTGGAAGAGACCACCGCCGAGCTTAAAGAGCAGTCCAGGGCGCTGATGACGGAAGTTGGCGAACGGCAGCGGGCGGAAGAGCAGTACCGGATTATCGCGGACCATTCTGCGGATATTATCTATAAAACAACCATCAAGGATGAAATTTTCACCTTTATCAGCCCCTCCGCCCAGCGGTTACTGGGTTACACCATACAGGAAGGGCTGGCGCTGAAGCTGACGGACATACTTACCCCCGAATCTTACAAGAAGCAGCATAACTTACTGCTGGCAGACACGCGCAACAGCGCGTCCTCCCGTACTTTCCAGCTGGATTTGAAACACAAAGACGGGCACCTCGTTCCTTTTGAAGTCCACGCCAACTTCGTCTATAACGAGAAGGGCGAGCCGGAGGAAATAGTCGGCGTGGCCCGCGATGTTACCGAGCGCAAGAAAATTGAAGAGCAGCTTATCATGCACGACCGGCTGGCGTCCATCGGGCAACTGACTTCCGGACTGGCGCATGAAATAAATAACCCGCTCACCAGCATCATCAGCCTTTCATCCCTCCTGCTCCAGAGGAAATACGCCCCGGAGACCAGACAGGACATACAAATAATCAATGACGAAGGGCAGCGTATCGCCGCCATCATCAAGAACCTGCTGGCTTTCTCCCGCCAGCAGCCGCAGGAAAAACGGCCGACCGATATTAACGACTGCATCCGGAAAGTCCTGGAAATGCATGTCTACGAGCAGAAGGTGAACAATATCCAGGTAAACGTGAATTTCGACCCCGCCCTGCCCCAGATTATAGGCAACGGCTCCCAGCTGGAACAGGTATTCTTCCACATCGTCATGAACGCGGAGTTTTTCATGCGGGAGGCCCACCGCCGGGGCACGCTGAATATCACCACGGAAAAAGCGGGCAACTCCATCCGGGCTTTGTTTACCGATGACGGCCCGGGCATTTCACAGGAGAACATGAGCCAGCTTTTCACGCCGTTTTTTACCACCAAGGAAGCCGGCAAAGGCGCCGGGCTGGGCCTGAGCATCTGCCTGGGCATAGTTAACGAGCACGGCGGGAAACTTTACGCGGACAGCGAGCCGGAGAAGGGCACTACCTTCGTCATCGAACTGCCGGTTCAGGTCAACCCGAACTAG
- the phoU gene encoding phosphate signaling complex protein PhoU: METRTAFHKKIREIQDDVLAMGSMVTKAISRSVEALKNRDLDLANQVIDDDKKVDRKRYEIEEKCVELIATQQPMASDLRIILAVLNIVSEVERIGDYGEGIAKIAIMIGDEPPLKPLIDIPRMADLTVDMLRRSLDAFVSRDAETARKISTEDDTIDQLYDQVFRELLTFMAEDPKTITRATRLIWVAHNLERSADRVTNICERVVFVATGKMEEIGASKY; this comes from the coding sequence ATGGAAACGAGGACCGCTTTTCACAAGAAAATCAGGGAAATCCAGGATGACGTCCTGGCCATGGGCAGCATGGTCACCAAAGCCATCTCGCGTTCCGTCGAGGCGCTCAAGAACCGCGACCTGGACCTGGCCAACCAGGTTATCGACGACGATAAGAAGGTGGACCGGAAGCGGTATGAGATAGAGGAAAAGTGCGTGGAGCTTATCGCCACCCAGCAGCCGATGGCCAGCGATTTGCGTATTATCCTGGCGGTGCTGAACATCGTTTCCGAGGTGGAACGCATCGGCGATTACGGTGAGGGCATCGCCAAAATCGCTATTATGATCGGGGACGAGCCCCCGCTCAAGCCCCTGATTGATATACCCCGCATGGCGGATCTGACGGTGGATATGCTGCGCCGCAGCCTGGACGCCTTCGTCAGCCGCGATGCTGAAACGGCCCGGAAAATCAGCACGGAAGATGATACCATCGACCAGCTTTACGACCAGGTTTTCCGCGAGCTGCTCACCTTCATGGCGGAGGACCCCAAGACCATCACCCGGGCCACGCGGCTGATTTGGGTGGCCCATAACCTGGAGCGCAGCGCCGATAGGGTCACCAATATCTGCGAGCGGGTGGTGTTTGTGGCTACCGGCAAGATGGAAGAGATAGGGGCGTCCAAGTACTAG
- the pstB gene encoding phosphate ABC transporter ATP-binding protein PstB: MNININVPEVSSRPADKCVTKLKGEQVNLFYGSFQCLRNVTLDIPSCAITAIIGPSGCGKSSLLRLFNRMNDLIHGVRVEGNVELDGIRIYDPKIDVVELRKRVGMVFQKPNPFPMSVFENVAFGPKRHGTKGRGELEVIVEKSLRQAALWDDVKDKLGQSGLALSGGQQQRLCIARVLAVEPEVILMDEPCSALDPIATLKIEDLMRSLATDYTIIIVTHNMQQAARVSDTAAFMMMEPDRAGVLVEYGPTAQLFTNPKDKRTEDYITGRFG; this comes from the coding sequence ATGAATATCAATATCAATGTGCCGGAAGTTAGTTCCAGACCCGCAGATAAATGCGTCACCAAGCTCAAGGGGGAGCAGGTCAACCTCTTCTACGGCTCCTTCCAGTGCCTGCGCAACGTCACGCTGGACATCCCGTCCTGCGCCATTACCGCCATTATCGGGCCGTCCGGCTGCGGCAAGTCCTCTCTATTGCGTCTTTTCAACCGCATGAACGACCTTATTCACGGGGTGCGGGTGGAAGGAAATGTGGAGCTGGACGGCATCAGGATTTACGACCCCAAGATTGACGTGGTGGAGCTGAGGAAGCGGGTGGGGATGGTCTTTCAAAAGCCCAACCCCTTCCCCATGTCCGTGTTCGAGAATGTGGCTTTCGGCCCCAAGCGGCACGGCACCAAGGGCCGCGGCGAGCTGGAAGTAATCGTGGAGAAAAGCCTGCGGCAGGCCGCTCTCTGGGACGATGTGAAGGACAAGCTGGGGCAAAGCGGCCTGGCGCTTTCCGGCGGCCAGCAGCAGCGGCTCTGCATCGCGCGGGTGCTGGCGGTAGAGCCGGAGGTGATTTTAATGGATGAGCCGTGCAGCGCCCTCGACCCCATCGCCACCCTGAAAATAGAGGACTTGATGCGCAGCCTGGCCACGGACTACACTATCATCATCGTTACCCATAATATGCAGCAGGCGGCCCGCGTATCGGATACCGCCGCTTTCATGATGATGGAGCCGGACCGCGCCGGCGTGCTGGTGGAGTACGGCCCCACCGCCCAGCTTTTCACCAACCCTAAAGATAAACGCACCGAGGACTACATCACCGGGCGTTTCGGCTAA